The Paenibacillus sp. MBLB1832 genome has a window encoding:
- a CDS encoding sulfate ABC transporter permease subunit — protein MRKLLISLSFLVIFLLIILPFLGITVGAFVDGPQAFLDALVRPEALHAMKISFLIVTVVTVLNTIIGVYLSIEIVRGTWISRWLKPIINAIIDLPFAVSPVIVGLMVILIFGPNTALGTFMEDHNMKIVYAIPGMVIATMFITFPLMIREVVPLLEEIGTQSEEASATLGAGPWRTFIQVTWPSIRWGVVYGLILTIARALGEFGSILVVSGNIINKTQTATTLVYQDAEQFHLVAANSVAFVLGLISISILLILEWLKRRSEATRNHGGGTPHAH, from the coding sequence ATGAGAAAACTACTAATCAGCCTTTCTTTTTTGGTCATATTCCTACTAATTATATTGCCTTTCTTAGGGATTACCGTTGGGGCATTCGTTGATGGCCCTCAAGCCTTCTTAGACGCACTGGTTCGTCCAGAAGCCCTGCATGCAATGAAAATCTCATTCCTTATCGTTACAGTCGTAACGGTGCTTAATACGATTATAGGTGTCTATCTTTCCATTGAAATTGTACGCGGTACTTGGATATCACGCTGGTTGAAACCGATCATCAACGCGATTATTGATCTTCCTTTCGCCGTATCGCCCGTCATTGTCGGTTTAATGGTCATCTTGATCTTCGGACCAAATACGGCATTAGGAACATTCATGGAAGACCATAACATGAAAATTGTTTATGCCATTCCAGGGATGGTAATTGCCACCATGTTCATCACCTTCCCCTTGATGATACGCGAAGTCGTTCCACTCTTAGAGGAAATCGGCACACAGTCAGAAGAAGCTTCTGCCACCTTGGGTGCAGGTCCATGGCGCACATTCATCCAAGTTACTTGGCCGAGTATCCGCTGGGGTGTCGTGTACGGATTGATTTTAACAATAGCTAGGGCGCTTGGGGAGTTCGGGTCGATCTTGGTCGTCTCCGGTAACATCATTAATAAAACACAAACCGCTACAACCCTTGTCTATCAAGACGCAGAGCAATTCCATCTCGTCGCTGCCAACAGCGTGGCATTCGTATTAGGACTCATTTCCATTTCGATCTTATTAATTTTAGAGTGGTTGAAGCGCAGAAGTGAAGCAACGAGAAATCACGGAGGAGGAACCCCGCATGCACATTGA
- a CDS encoding alpha/beta hydrolase — protein MEHAITIQSEEIELAATLHYPTNQQPAVQADCQRWPLIIICHGFIGSRIGVDRLFVKAARTLSAQGYFVLRFDYGGCGESSGDYGAGGLDVLIEQTRRVIDYGASLDCVDLSRIILLGHSLGGAAAVLTAAKDHRVKTLVLWSPVAHPHNDIVRIVGKNEYEKLPRGGTIDHHGYRLTSRFFESLSQHQPFEQLRKFSGDVLVVHGTADEIIPVDYAPLYQKMFWLRQQGQCDLELVYQANHTYSTSSSTTELLEKTGDWLNFTYKRNKEWNDWTI, from the coding sequence ATGGAGCATGCCATCACGATTCAAAGCGAAGAAATCGAATTAGCCGCAACGTTGCATTATCCGACGAATCAACAACCTGCGGTTCAAGCTGATTGTCAGCGCTGGCCCTTAATCATTATTTGTCACGGATTTATTGGGAGCCGAATCGGAGTTGACCGGCTGTTCGTGAAGGCAGCTCGCACGTTAAGCGCACAAGGGTATTTTGTATTACGTTTTGACTATGGAGGGTGTGGAGAAAGCTCTGGTGATTATGGAGCAGGCGGGCTGGATGTGCTGATTGAGCAGACACGACGAGTCATTGATTATGGTGCTTCCCTTGATTGTGTGGATCTCAGCAGAATTATTCTTCTTGGTCACAGCTTGGGAGGAGCCGCGGCTGTCTTAACGGCAGCGAAGGATCATCGGGTGAAGACACTCGTGTTATGGTCACCTGTGGCACATCCGCACAACGATATCGTGCGCATTGTCGGGAAGAACGAGTACGAGAAGCTGCCGAGAGGCGGCACGATCGATCATCACGGGTATCGACTTACGAGTCGATTCTTCGAATCATTATCCCAGCATCAACCGTTTGAGCAATTGCGCAAATTTAGCGGTGATGTGCTTGTTGTTCATGGCACTGCGGATGAGATCATACCCGTAGATTATGCACCTCTATATCAGAAAATGTTCTGGCTGCGCCAACAAGGTCAATGTGATCTGGAGCTCGTTTATCAAGCTAACCATACGTATTCTACGTCATCGTCAACAACAGAATTGTTGGAGAAAACGGGCGATTGGCTGAATTTTACGTATAAACGAAACAAGGAATGGAACGATTGGACAATTTAA
- a CDS encoding TetR/AcrR family transcriptional regulator codes for MTSSKKPDKYYAILEGAMKVFAENGFHKSQVSRIAKEAGVADGTIYLYFKKKEDILTSLFQEKLGELVEKFNRAVDESSSAKDALRKICEIHFSELENNIHMAYLTQIELRQSDLELRKEIGLALKRYIILIENILEKGKLDGSFRPDLDVKLVRLLIFGGMDEVVTSWLISGQKYSLTAQVGPTLDFFMHGIEK; via the coding sequence TTGACAAGTAGCAAAAAACCAGACAAGTATTATGCGATTCTCGAAGGCGCCATGAAGGTTTTTGCGGAGAATGGATTTCATAAATCCCAAGTTTCCCGTATTGCCAAAGAAGCTGGGGTCGCAGATGGTACCATCTATCTCTACTTCAAGAAGAAGGAGGATATCCTTACCAGCCTTTTTCAGGAAAAATTAGGCGAGCTTGTTGAGAAATTCAACCGTGCCGTCGATGAGAGCAGCAGCGCGAAGGATGCGCTTCGCAAGATTTGTGAAATTCATTTTAGCGAGCTGGAAAATAACATTCATATGGCTTATCTGACCCAGATTGAGCTTCGCCAGAGCGATCTTGAGCTGCGCAAAGAGATTGGCCTTGCCCTCAAGAGATATATTATCCTCATCGAAAATATATTAGAAAAAGGGAAGTTAGACGGAAGCTTCCGCCCTGATCTGGATGTGAAGCTCGTGAGGCTTCTTATTTTTGGAGGCATGGATGAAGTCGTCACGTCCTGGCTGATTTCAGGTCAGAAATATTCGTTAACGGCGCAGGTTGGGCCTACACTCGATTTTTTCATGCATGGGATTGAGAAATAA
- a CDS encoding ABC transporter ATP-binding protein, with translation MHIEVTGLNKHYGEFHAIKDVNFKIKEGHLVGLIGPSGGGKTSILRMLSGLESPSGGDIYFDGKLATHLPVQERGIGFVFQSYALFKHMTVFENVAYGLKVLKKSKAEIQDRVTYLLNLMGLAGHERKYPHQLSGGQRQRVAFARALAPEPKLLLLDEPFAAIDAKIRKELRVWLRNLINEFKVTTLFVTHDQDEAIEVADEIILVQGGKIEQQGTPWEIYTKPASSFAASFIGESNVLPSYSPLVGFPTLADLQVDGKWYPDVNILIRPENIEVRPSNVSHLATAGEKGKVTHVHFRGDSWYLEMDTGHYKLFAYQPVKDRIYQVGDEVNILIHQVSVFTQSGTSWIDNQAKQDPQPVFI, from the coding sequence ATGCACATTGAGGTCACAGGATTAAATAAGCATTACGGAGAGTTTCATGCGATTAAAGATGTCAATTTTAAAATAAAAGAGGGTCATCTCGTCGGCTTAATCGGCCCAAGCGGCGGAGGTAAAACCTCCATCCTGCGGATGCTTTCCGGTTTAGAAAGTCCCTCAGGCGGCGATATTTATTTCGATGGCAAGCTGGCCACGCATCTCCCAGTGCAGGAGCGCGGGATTGGGTTCGTTTTCCAAAGCTATGCCCTGTTCAAGCATATGACGGTGTTCGAGAATGTTGCTTACGGACTCAAAGTACTTAAAAAATCCAAAGCCGAGATTCAGGACCGGGTAACCTATCTATTGAACTTAATGGGGCTTGCCGGTCATGAGCGGAAATATCCGCACCAACTATCTGGCGGGCAACGTCAACGTGTTGCTTTCGCAAGAGCGCTAGCGCCTGAGCCGAAGCTGTTGCTGCTCGACGAGCCTTTTGCCGCAATCGATGCCAAAATCCGTAAAGAGCTTCGCGTCTGGCTGCGAAATTTAATCAATGAATTCAAGGTAACGACACTTTTCGTTACGCATGACCAAGATGAAGCGATTGAAGTCGCAGATGAAATTATTTTGGTTCAGGGCGGCAAAATCGAGCAGCAAGGCACACCGTGGGAAATTTACACGAAACCTGCCTCCTCTTTTGCTGCATCGTTCATTGGCGAATCCAACGTGCTTCCCTCCTACTCTCCGCTTGTCGGGTTTCCAACGCTGGCTGATCTGCAAGTCGATGGGAAATGGTATCCCGATGTGAATATCCTGATCCGACCTGAGAATATCGAAGTTCGACCGAGTAATGTGAGTCATCTCGCGACGGCTGGAGAGAAAGGCAAAGTCACACACGTCCACTTCCGCGGCGATTCCTGGTATTTGGAAATGGATACGGGCCATTACAAGCTATTCGCCTATCAACCTGTGAAAGACCGCATTTACCAAGTCGGTGACGAGGTCAACATTCTGATTCACCAGGTTTCCGTTTTCACCCAATCAGGGACATCCTGGATTGATAATCAGGCCAAACAAGATCCACAGCCTGTCTTCATATAA
- a CDS encoding alpha/beta fold hydrolase, which translates to MRKEHFIWIDSQDHPHYVYEWLPSDGTDVKGVVQIAHGMAETAARYERLAEVLTKRGYAVYAQDHLGHGLTAGSQDALGKFGKDCFHAMAANMGGITQHLRKRYPSDIPLFVLGHSMGSFLTQYYMGTYLKEHRDDVQGILLSGSNGKQGAALVAGIFVATLEAALRGDHYRSVLLTALTFGSYNTSFKPNRTAFDWLSRDEREVDAYIEDPACGVVFTSGFYRDFFKGLKEIHTPAYLQQIPKDVPIYIFSGEEDPVGERGEGVRRLIKAYERLGIKDVIYKLYPGGRHEMLNEINRDEVMADVANKLDAWVGS; encoded by the coding sequence ATGCGCAAGGAGCATTTCATTTGGATAGATTCACAGGATCATCCTCACTATGTGTATGAATGGCTTCCATCGGACGGAACCGATGTTAAAGGTGTTGTGCAAATCGCCCATGGCATGGCGGAAACGGCAGCCAGATACGAGCGATTAGCGGAAGTTTTAACGAAGCGAGGCTATGCCGTATATGCGCAAGATCATCTCGGACATGGCTTAACCGCAGGGTCGCAGGATGCGTTAGGCAAGTTCGGTAAAGACTGCTTTCACGCTATGGCTGCGAATATGGGGGGAATCACCCAGCATTTGCGAAAGCGCTATCCTAGTGATATTCCATTGTTTGTGCTGGGGCACAGCATGGGTTCCTTCCTAACTCAGTATTACATGGGCACATATTTGAAGGAACATCGGGATGATGTGCAAGGCATCCTATTATCGGGGTCCAATGGGAAACAAGGCGCAGCTCTCGTTGCGGGGATTTTTGTTGCGACCCTGGAAGCGGCATTGCGCGGGGATCATTATCGAAGCGTGTTGCTGACGGCGCTTACATTTGGCAGCTATAATACGAGCTTTAAACCGAATCGGACGGCATTTGATTGGCTAAGCAGAGATGAGCGTGAAGTTGATGCGTACATCGAGGACCCAGCATGCGGCGTTGTGTTTACTTCGGGTTTTTACCGCGATTTCTTCAAAGGACTGAAAGAAATTCATACCCCTGCGTATCTGCAGCAAATACCGAAGGATGTGCCGATTTATATTTTTTCAGGGGAGGAAGATCCTGTCGGCGAGCGTGGGGAAGGTGTGCGCAGGCTGATCAAGGCCTATGAACGGCTAGGAATAAAAGATGTAATTTACAAGCTCTACCCTGGGGGACGGCATGAGATGCTGAATGAAATCAATCGCGATGAAGTGATGGCGGATGTGGCGAATAAGTTGGATGCATGGGTGGGGAGTTAG
- a CDS encoding sulfate ABC transporter substrate-binding protein: MKNVKTLGLVSAVLLTASITLTACGSNGTKTASTSAPTAASTAAATAAASTTPKADGGKVTITIGAYSILKDSFDVILPKFKEDYKKKTGTTVEFQESYVASGSQATAIIQGFEADIAPLSLEGDIQKIVEKGLITHDWKNTPQKGFVTTSIAAIGVREGNPKGIKDWSDLTKPGVEVLIPNPSTSGGAKWDINAVYGAGLKISEAAGKKDPAAAKDLVAKIYKNIKVLDKSGADSLATFDKGVGDAIITYENELIARIQSGKKYVEVIPQYTTSIENPVAIIDKNVDKHGNREAVQAFYNYLFSVDAQKVFSDKGFRSVLPEVAKQYEKNYTTPAGLFNIEYLGGWDKVNKELYGKGAIWETILAEGGAK, from the coding sequence ATGAAAAATGTTAAAACGCTAGGCCTAGTTTCTGCCGTACTGCTCACTGCAAGTATTACGTTGACGGCTTGCGGATCAAACGGAACCAAAACTGCAAGCACAAGTGCACCAACAGCCGCTTCTACGGCTGCTGCAACAGCAGCGGCGAGCACGACGCCTAAGGCTGATGGCGGTAAGGTCACGATTACGATTGGTGCTTACTCGATTTTGAAAGATTCCTTTGACGTCATCCTGCCGAAATTCAAGGAAGATTACAAGAAGAAAACGGGCACAACCGTTGAGTTCCAAGAATCCTACGTAGCCTCAGGTTCACAAGCAACTGCGATTATTCAAGGTTTTGAAGCGGATATTGCGCCGCTTTCACTCGAAGGCGATATTCAAAAAATCGTAGAAAAAGGACTCATCACACACGACTGGAAAAATACTCCGCAAAAAGGATTCGTAACGACCTCCATCGCGGCGATCGGTGTACGTGAAGGCAATCCGAAAGGCATCAAAGATTGGTCCGATTTGACAAAACCAGGTGTGGAAGTGTTAATTCCGAATCCAAGTACGTCTGGCGGCGCAAAATGGGATATTAACGCAGTCTACGGTGCTGGTCTGAAAATTTCCGAAGCTGCTGGCAAAAAAGATCCTGCTGCTGCCAAAGACCTTGTCGCTAAAATCTACAAAAACATTAAAGTACTGGATAAAAGCGGTGCCGACTCCCTCGCTACTTTCGATAAAGGCGTTGGCGATGCGATTATCACATACGAGAACGAGCTGATTGCGCGCATTCAATCGGGCAAAAAGTACGTTGAAGTGATTCCGCAATACACGACTTCCATCGAGAATCCAGTTGCTATTATTGATAAAAACGTTGATAAACACGGCAATCGTGAAGCGGTTCAAGCCTTCTATAACTACCTCTTCTCTGTTGATGCTCAGAAAGTATTCTCTGACAAAGGCTTCCGCTCCGTTCTTCCAGAAGTTGCGAAGCAATATGAGAAAAATTACACAACGCCTGCAGGTCTATTCAATATTGAATACTTGGGCGGTTGGGATAAAGTGAACAAAGAGCTTTACGGCAAAGGCGCTATTTGGGAAACGATCCTTGCCGAAGGCGGAGCAAAATAA
- a CDS encoding YezD family protein produces MAKPLEVDEIWVARIKQILDGLEYGSVQIVVHDGKITQIDKTERKRFETAPVSQAPLQAVKSNKAKSKV; encoded by the coding sequence ATGGCGAAACCACTAGAAGTAGATGAGATTTGGGTAGCAAGAATCAAGCAAATTTTGGATGGCTTAGAGTATGGATCCGTTCAGATTGTAGTGCACGATGGCAAGATCACTCAGATTGATAAGACCGAGCGCAAAAGATTCGAAACAGCTCCGGTCTCACAAGCTCCTTTGCAGGCTGTGAAATCCAATAAAGCGAAGAGTAAAGTTTAG
- a CDS encoding electron transfer flavoprotein subunit alpha/FixB family protein yields MAKQFLVVAEARGGKLRQVSFEALRAAQLSSSDGDTLAAVLIGAGSKVLAGELAAYGADTIYVVEDAQLESYNSEAYLSALLAVIAVAGPNALYFGHTAVGRDLAPLAAASLAAGQISDVTAIERSGDNVQFTRPLYAGKAVEKKAFTDPAAPWVVTVRPNNIAPAAPDASRQAQLIDVAYPAPSLRSIIREVVKKTSGAIDLAEAKIVVSGGRGVRSAEGFQPLEELAAVLGGAVGASRAACDAGYCEYAMQIGQTGKVVTPEIYIACGISGAIQHLAGMSSSRVIIAINKDAEAPIFKVADYGIVGDLFEVVPLLTEEFRKLLA; encoded by the coding sequence ATGGCAAAACAATTTCTCGTAGTTGCAGAAGCTCGCGGCGGCAAGCTTCGTCAAGTATCCTTTGAAGCATTGCGCGCGGCACAGCTCTCGTCGAGCGATGGCGATACACTTGCCGCTGTTTTGATCGGCGCTGGCAGTAAGGTTTTGGCTGGAGAACTCGCTGCCTATGGCGCGGACACCATCTATGTCGTTGAGGATGCGCAGCTGGAAAGCTATAACTCTGAAGCTTACCTCAGTGCATTGTTGGCCGTGATTGCGGTCGCTGGGCCAAATGCACTGTATTTCGGCCACACTGCGGTCGGCCGAGATCTTGCACCGCTGGCTGCCGCTTCGCTGGCAGCGGGCCAAATCTCTGACGTTACCGCCATCGAGCGCAGCGGCGATAACGTGCAGTTCACCCGGCCGCTGTACGCTGGCAAAGCCGTGGAGAAGAAAGCGTTCACCGACCCTGCTGCGCCGTGGGTCGTTACGGTACGACCGAACAACATCGCGCCCGCAGCCCCTGACGCCTCGCGTCAGGCGCAGCTTATCGATGTTGCTTATCCCGCTCCCTCCCTGCGCAGCATCATTCGGGAGGTCGTGAAAAAAACGTCCGGCGCCATCGACTTGGCAGAAGCCAAGATCGTCGTCTCCGGCGGACGGGGCGTGCGCAGCGCCGAGGGGTTCCAGCCGCTCGAAGAGCTGGCTGCCGTCTTAGGCGGCGCGGTCGGAGCTTCCCGCGCCGCGTGCGACGCGGGGTACTGCGAGTACGCGATGCAGATCGGCCAGACCGGCAAGGTCGTGACGCCGGAAATATACATCGCGTGCGGGATCAGCGGCGCCATTCAGCATTTGGCGGGGATGAGCTCTTCGCGCGTCATCATCGCGATCAACAAGGATGCGGAGGCGCCGATCTTCAAAGTCGCCGACTACGGGATCGTCGGCGATCTATTCGAGGTCGTGCCGCTGCTGACCGAGGAGTTCCGGAAGCTGCTCGCTTAG
- a CDS encoding (Fe-S)-binding protein translates to MISTLIQFLLFLTVTGLALYAFGRVVYHRYLYIRLGKSVNLKKEAKQRLQVFMVQVFGQTKLLKDKKSGIMHIVIFYGFIILQLGALDLILKGLIDHGLPIPGYQYFTLMQEVTVGLIVLAMGYATYRRYVEKLKRLKRGWKPSIVVFFIVFLMLSVVISGGFERVREGLPASGFAPLTSAWAALFEGMSHSAATVGFYAGWWMHLLILLSFLIYVPQSKHFHIITAPINILLRRTEPTGKLASLNLEDEDAESFGVGKIEEFTQKQMLDFYSCVECGRCTSVCPANTTGKLLSPMHLITKLRDHLTEKGAAITSKSAWVPAMVFAPAAHGNPLEAELIGDVITEEELWACTTCRNCEDQCPVANEHVDKIIDMRRHLVLTQGNMPHDGQRALQNIERQGNPWGISRNDRVKWVKEMDPNDDLQVRTVKENPTFEYLFFLGSMGAYDNRSRKITHAFVKLMREGGISFAILGNEEKNSGDTPRRLGNEFLFQQLCADNIATFQKYKVTKIVTTCPHTYHTFKNEYPEFGLEAEVFHHTELLDLWVREGRLQPQYEVKERITYHDSCYLGRYNEVYEEPRNVLRAIPGVELVEQSRSRENSMCCGAGGGMMWMEETAGTRVNVARTEQLLSVKPTVISSACPYCLTMVEDGTKLKEVEEQVKARDIAEILAQSVFGN, encoded by the coding sequence ATGATCTCTACGCTGATTCAATTTCTCCTCTTCCTGACGGTGACGGGTTTGGCGCTCTACGCGTTTGGTCGTGTCGTCTACCATCGATATCTATATATCCGCTTAGGGAAATCGGTGAATTTGAAGAAGGAAGCGAAACAAAGACTCCAAGTGTTTATGGTTCAAGTGTTTGGCCAGACGAAGTTATTGAAGGACAAAAAGAGCGGCATCATGCATATCGTCATCTTTTATGGCTTCATTATTCTACAGCTAGGTGCTTTGGACCTTATTTTAAAAGGATTAATTGACCATGGGTTACCGATTCCTGGTTACCAGTACTTCACTCTCATGCAAGAAGTGACGGTTGGCTTGATCGTACTTGCCATGGGCTATGCGACTTACCGCCGATATGTGGAGAAGCTGAAACGTCTCAAGCGCGGATGGAAGCCGAGTATTGTCGTATTTTTCATCGTGTTCTTGATGCTCAGCGTTGTGATTAGCGGTGGCTTTGAACGCGTGCGGGAAGGTCTTCCGGCTTCTGGATTCGCCCCGTTGACATCGGCTTGGGCCGCCTTATTTGAAGGGATGTCACACTCGGCCGCAACGGTTGGTTTCTACGCAGGCTGGTGGATGCATTTGCTTATATTGCTATCTTTTCTAATCTATGTACCGCAATCGAAGCACTTTCACATCATTACCGCTCCGATCAATATTTTGCTTAGGCGCACAGAGCCGACAGGGAAGTTGGCTTCGCTCAATCTGGAGGATGAAGATGCAGAGTCCTTTGGCGTAGGTAAAATTGAGGAGTTTACGCAAAAGCAGATGCTGGATTTCTACTCATGCGTAGAGTGCGGGCGTTGTACGAGTGTGTGCCCTGCGAATACGACAGGTAAGCTCTTGTCGCCGATGCATCTCATCACGAAGCTGCGCGATCATTTGACGGAGAAGGGTGCAGCGATTACGTCGAAGTCGGCATGGGTGCCAGCAATGGTATTTGCGCCAGCCGCACACGGCAATCCGCTGGAAGCGGAATTGATTGGCGACGTCATCACGGAGGAGGAGTTGTGGGCTTGCACAACTTGCCGGAATTGCGAGGACCAGTGTCCTGTTGCGAATGAGCATGTGGATAAAATCATTGATATGCGCCGTCACTTGGTACTCACGCAAGGCAATATGCCGCACGATGGTCAACGTGCGCTTCAGAACATTGAAAGACAAGGGAATCCTTGGGGTATCTCCCGCAATGACCGTGTGAAGTGGGTCAAAGAGATGGACCCGAACGATGACCTGCAAGTACGAACGGTTAAAGAAAACCCAACCTTTGAGTATTTGTTCTTCTTAGGGTCGATGGGCGCTTACGATAATCGCTCTCGCAAAATTACCCATGCATTCGTGAAATTAATGAGGGAGGGAGGTATTTCTTTTGCCATTTTAGGAAACGAAGAGAAAAATTCGGGTGACACCCCGCGCCGCTTGGGGAATGAATTCCTATTTCAACAGTTGTGTGCGGACAATATTGCAACGTTCCAGAAATATAAAGTGACGAAAATTGTGACAACTTGCCCGCATACGTATCATACATTCAAGAACGAGTACCCAGAATTTGGGTTAGAGGCTGAGGTGTTTCATCATACGGAATTATTGGATCTATGGGTTCGAGAGGGACGATTGCAGCCGCAGTATGAAGTCAAAGAGCGCATCACGTACCATGATTCCTGCTACTTAGGCCGCTATAACGAGGTGTATGAAGAGCCTCGCAACGTTTTGCGCGCCATTCCGGGTGTGGAACTTGTGGAACAATCGCGATCTCGTGAGAACAGCATGTGCTGCGGTGCAGGCGGCGGGATGATGTGGATGGAGGAAACGGCGGGAACGCGTGTGAATGTTGCGCGAACCGAGCAGCTTCTAAGTGTTAAGCCAACGGTTATTTCCTCCGCGTGTCCGTATTGTTTGACGATGGTGGAGGATGGCACGAAGTTGAAGGAAGTTGAGGAGCAAGTGAAAGCGCGAGATATCGCGGAAATTTTGGCGCAATCGGTATTTGGAAACTAG
- a CDS encoding electron transfer flavoprotein subunit beta/FixA family protein, whose product MDIFVLLKQTFDTEEKIVLQGGVVQEDGAKFVINPYDEYAVEQAIQLRDEHGGKVTLVSVGWERTAEALRTALAMGADEAVLISDERILGDEYEIAEILAHYLREQSIDLLLGGNFSVDNGAGQVAIRLASLLGLPHVASITKLDISGSTAVVHRDAEGDIEVIEVPLPALFTAQQGLNEPRYPSLPGIMKAKKKPFQHLSLDDIPGADAIIAKTARTSLTLPPERKAGRILKGDLASQVAELVQSLRNESKVI is encoded by the coding sequence ATGGACATTTTTGTACTATTGAAGCAAACGTTTGATACCGAGGAGAAAATTGTGTTGCAAGGTGGCGTCGTTCAAGAGGATGGCGCGAAGTTCGTCATTAATCCGTACGATGAATATGCGGTTGAGCAAGCGATTCAATTGCGCGATGAGCATGGCGGTAAAGTGACGCTCGTCTCCGTTGGATGGGAACGGACAGCCGAAGCGCTGCGCACTGCGCTTGCTATGGGCGCAGATGAAGCCGTCTTGATCTCAGATGAGCGCATACTTGGTGATGAGTATGAAATTGCAGAAATCCTTGCGCATTATTTGCGCGAACAGTCCATAGATCTGTTGCTCGGTGGTAACTTCTCAGTGGATAACGGGGCTGGTCAAGTCGCCATTCGCTTAGCTTCTCTGCTCGGCCTGCCACATGTCGCTTCGATAACGAAACTGGACATTTCCGGTAGCACGGCTGTCGTCCACCGCGATGCGGAAGGCGACATTGAAGTGATTGAGGTGCCGCTCCCTGCCCTTTTCACAGCACAACAAGGCTTGAATGAACCGCGTTACCCTTCCCTTCCTGGCATTATGAAAGCGAAGAAAAAGCCGTTCCAGCACTTATCGCTGGATGATATCCCTGGTGCTGATGCGATTATAGCCAAAACTGCGCGCACATCCTTAACCTTGCCGCCTGAGCGCAAAGCAGGCCGCATCTTGAAAGGCGACCTCGCTAGCCAAGTGGCGGAGCTCGTGCAATCGCTGCGTAATGAATCAAAAGTGATCTAA
- the cysT gene encoding sulfate ABC transporter permease subunit CysT has translation MRNKVWKATVRSVLIGYLIVLLVIPIATIYVKGFSLGWDPFWKEVTGPLAWKSIMLTVKLSIFATVIQAIVGTMIAYVLVRYRFWGQSLLNSMVDLPFSLPTSVAGLMFLTLLGPQSPLGVWLDHAGIKLLYNQTAIVIGLVFVTFPFVVRTVQPLLEQIDPAEEQASFTLGANRFYTFFRIVLPALLPGTIAGSMLAFSRSLAEFGAISLISGNLPGKTMVASVYIYGETQNYNPEGAAAISLVLLTLSVLILWVIHRGKGRFA, from the coding sequence ATGCGTAATAAGGTTTGGAAAGCGACGGTTCGATCCGTGCTTATTGGCTACTTAATAGTGCTTCTTGTTATCCCCATCGCAACCATTTACGTCAAAGGCTTTTCGCTAGGATGGGATCCTTTCTGGAAAGAAGTCACGGGACCTTTAGCATGGAAATCCATTATGTTAACCGTAAAACTCAGTATTTTTGCAACGGTAATTCAAGCTATAGTTGGAACAATGATCGCTTACGTACTTGTACGTTACCGATTCTGGGGGCAAAGTCTTCTCAATAGTATGGTGGATTTGCCATTCTCCCTTCCAACCTCTGTAGCGGGCTTAATGTTCTTAACCCTACTAGGACCTCAAAGTCCACTAGGCGTTTGGCTAGACCACGCGGGTATTAAACTACTTTACAATCAAACCGCGATCGTTATCGGTCTTGTCTTTGTAACTTTTCCATTCGTTGTTCGAACTGTTCAACCGTTATTAGAGCAAATTGATCCCGCCGAAGAACAAGCCAGCTTCACCCTAGGTGCAAACCGGTTCTATACGTTCTTCCGCATTGTGCTACCAGCTCTTCTACCAGGTACGATTGCAGGCAGTATGCTCGCCTTTTCACGATCATTGGCTGAGTTCGGAGCTATTTCGTTAATTTCGGGGAATTTGCCTGGGAAAACGATGGTCGCCTCGGTCTATATATATGGTGAAACGCAGAACTATAACCCTGAAGGTGCAGCAGCCATCTCGCTCGTCCTTCTAACGCTCTCTGTCCTGATTTTATGGGTCATCCATCGTGGGAAGGGGCGCTTTGCATGA